A single Malaclemys terrapin pileata isolate rMalTer1 chromosome 3, rMalTer1.hap1, whole genome shotgun sequence DNA region contains:
- the C3H6orf118 gene encoding uncharacterized protein C6orf118 homolog isoform X2, whose protein sequence is MAESKQERSLTHLLDGLEKAHRADVQLYTSGHLNHNKLYKPRENVKPGYWDSAKTPTRFMTGRKQLPAQNICNETAKKMKNTLADFTPSTTPVPVCAKSASPIYRHSQAPLASVDRPVNGPLTSTPLEKQLKELKKKIEEETDRLNKPLKREELDVPEMKVLKYKPVKNSRRCAAEVAKDEYQFIPSYLAGVTKTDQFNKFLHFQRDFIAKHDLLENDITGSKASERHERKLAQELQKICDCNRPHFKRLQVFGDVFEDICNSSLIFGDILKEVKNEYELYMVILLDSLPTTQYKTLMAQVKGMGKRPVKVQEIEETRQEVQTLVKKAKSALERNEELRNELEIQLWVSQSPESKTVPETSGDHAVKLPEKKHLSLAEQIESMRCQVLAKWEEMQAIEKEIRETMTHAGMANTIEKTVKDIEAEALKLNSANSFLQHQIKEIQDNITDILNRQKVTQENQR, encoded by the exons ATGGCGGAAAGCAAGCAGGAGAGGAGCCTGACTCATCTTTTAGATGGCTTGGAAAAGGCCCACAGAGCCGATGTTCAACTTTACACTTCAGGACACTTAAACCATAACAAGCTTTATAAGCCCCGAGAGAATGTAAAACCAGGATACTGGGACAGCGCCAAGACACCAACACGTTTCATGACAGGAAGAAAGCAACTCCCAGCTCAAAATATATGCAATGAGACAGCCAAGAAGATGAAAAATACTTTGGCTGATTTCACCCCCAGCACCACACCGGTTCCAGTGTGTGCCAAATCTGCCTCTCCTATCTACAGACACTCTCAGGCACCCCTGGCCAGTGTTGATCGCCCAGTGAATGGCCCATTAACTTCTACTCCTTTGGAAAAGCAGTTGAAAGagcttaaaaagaaaatagaGGAGGAAACTGACAGACTCAATAAACCACTTAAAAGAGAAGAGTTAGATGTGCCAGAGATGAAGGTGTTGAAGTACAAGCCAGTTAAGAACAGCCGACGTTGTGCTGCTGAAGTTGCTAAGGACGAGTACCAGTTTATACCTTCATATTTGGCTGGAGTGACTAAAACTGATCAGTTTAACaagtttttacattttcagaGGGATTTTATTGCCAAGCATGATCTGCTAGAGAATGACATCACCGGGAGCAAAGCATCAGAGCGGCATGAAAGGAAGTTGGCTCAG GAGCTCCAGAAGATCTGTGATTGTAACCGTCCCCATTTCAAACGGTTGCAGGTCTTTGGGGATGTGTTTGAAGATATTTGCAACAGCTCTTTGATATTTGGTGATATTCTGAAGGAAGTTAAG AATGAATATGAGCTCTACATGGTGATACTTCTGGATTCTCTGCCTACAACACAATACAAG ACACTGATGGCTCAGGTGAAAGGTATGGGGAAAAGACCTGTGAAGGTGCAAGAAATAGAAGAGACCAGGCAAGAAGTACAGACCCttgtgaaaaaagccaaaagtgCCTTGGAGAGAAATGAAGA ACTCAGAAATGAATTAGAAATTCAGTTGTGGGTGAGCCAGTCTCCTGAGAGTAAAACTG TTCCAGAGACCTCCGGTGACCATGCTGTGAAACTGCCTGAAAAGAAACATCTCTCCCTTGCTGAACAGATTGAATCTATGCGGTGCCAAGTTCTCGCTAAGTGGGAGGAAATGCAAGCGATAGAGAAAGAGATTCGAGAAACCATGACTCATGCTGGGATGGCAAATACTATAGAGAAGACGGTTAAAGACATAGAG GCTGAGGCTCTCAAACTCAACTCAGCCAACAGCTTCCTTCAACACCAAATCAAA gAAATTCAAGACAACATCACAGACATTTTAAATAGACAGAAGGTCACCCAGGAAAATCAGCGGTGA
- the C3H6orf118 gene encoding uncharacterized protein C6orf118 homolog isoform X1: MAESKQERSLTHLLDGLEKAHRADVQLYTSGHLNHNKLYKPRENVKPGYWDSAKTPTRFMTGRKQLPAQNICNETAKKMKNTLADFTPSTTPVPVCAKSASPIYRHSQAPLASVDRPVNGPLTSTPLEKQLKELKKKIEEETDRLNKPLKREELDVPEMKVLKYKPVKNSRRCAAEVAKDEYQFIPSYLAGVTKTDQFNKFLHFQRDFIAKHDLLENDITGSKASERHERKLAQELQKICDCNRPHFKRLQVFGDVFEDICNSSLIFGDILKEVKNEYELYMVILLDSLPTTQYKTLMAQVKGMGKRPVKVQEIEETRQEVQTLVKKAKSALERNEELRNELEIQLWVSQSPESKTVPETSGDHAVKLPEKKHLSLAEQIESMRCQVLAKWEEMQAIEKEIRETMTHAGMANTIEKTVKDIEAEALKLNSANSFLQHQIKEIQDNITDILNRQKVTQENQRKLWELLKKFLSLEDNEPT, encoded by the exons ATGGCGGAAAGCAAGCAGGAGAGGAGCCTGACTCATCTTTTAGATGGCTTGGAAAAGGCCCACAGAGCCGATGTTCAACTTTACACTTCAGGACACTTAAACCATAACAAGCTTTATAAGCCCCGAGAGAATGTAAAACCAGGATACTGGGACAGCGCCAAGACACCAACACGTTTCATGACAGGAAGAAAGCAACTCCCAGCTCAAAATATATGCAATGAGACAGCCAAGAAGATGAAAAATACTTTGGCTGATTTCACCCCCAGCACCACACCGGTTCCAGTGTGTGCCAAATCTGCCTCTCCTATCTACAGACACTCTCAGGCACCCCTGGCCAGTGTTGATCGCCCAGTGAATGGCCCATTAACTTCTACTCCTTTGGAAAAGCAGTTGAAAGagcttaaaaagaaaatagaGGAGGAAACTGACAGACTCAATAAACCACTTAAAAGAGAAGAGTTAGATGTGCCAGAGATGAAGGTGTTGAAGTACAAGCCAGTTAAGAACAGCCGACGTTGTGCTGCTGAAGTTGCTAAGGACGAGTACCAGTTTATACCTTCATATTTGGCTGGAGTGACTAAAACTGATCAGTTTAACaagtttttacattttcagaGGGATTTTATTGCCAAGCATGATCTGCTAGAGAATGACATCACCGGGAGCAAAGCATCAGAGCGGCATGAAAGGAAGTTGGCTCAG GAGCTCCAGAAGATCTGTGATTGTAACCGTCCCCATTTCAAACGGTTGCAGGTCTTTGGGGATGTGTTTGAAGATATTTGCAACAGCTCTTTGATATTTGGTGATATTCTGAAGGAAGTTAAG AATGAATATGAGCTCTACATGGTGATACTTCTGGATTCTCTGCCTACAACACAATACAAG ACACTGATGGCTCAGGTGAAAGGTATGGGGAAAAGACCTGTGAAGGTGCAAGAAATAGAAGAGACCAGGCAAGAAGTACAGACCCttgtgaaaaaagccaaaagtgCCTTGGAGAGAAATGAAGA ACTCAGAAATGAATTAGAAATTCAGTTGTGGGTGAGCCAGTCTCCTGAGAGTAAAACTG TTCCAGAGACCTCCGGTGACCATGCTGTGAAACTGCCTGAAAAGAAACATCTCTCCCTTGCTGAACAGATTGAATCTATGCGGTGCCAAGTTCTCGCTAAGTGGGAGGAAATGCAAGCGATAGAGAAAGAGATTCGAGAAACCATGACTCATGCTGGGATGGCAAATACTATAGAGAAGACGGTTAAAGACATAGAG GCTGAGGCTCTCAAACTCAACTCAGCCAACAGCTTCCTTCAACACCAAATCAAA gAAATTCAAGACAACATCACAGACATTTTAAATAGACAGAAGGTCACCCAGGAAAATCAGCG